Proteins encoded together in one Streptomyces sp. TLI_171 window:
- a CDS encoding LacI family DNA-binding transcriptional regulator, with protein sequence MAEAGAQAEHPSGSGGGPEAGARPTLESVAERAGVSRATASRVVNGGAGVRAALREKVQQAVDELGYVPNLAARTLVTRRNRAIGVVVAEPEARFFSDPFFAQHLRGISRELAAADNQMVLLLAEDENDHERICRYLAGGHVDGVLLFSLHRSDPTPQTAHRLGLPFVIGGRPGWPGAESDRDLVYVDNDNRGGARLAVQHLRSLGRTRIATITGPLDQTSSVDRLDGYRDQLPDGDGDLIAVGDFTADGGIRAMKELLARRPDLDAVFAASDAMASGALRVLRAAGRRVPEDVAVVGFDDVESIAAWTEPPLTTVRQEIEEMGRLMTRLLLRRLNDPSASAPSSVIIPTGLVVRGSA encoded by the coding sequence GTGGCGGAGGCCGGAGCACAGGCGGAGCACCCGTCGGGGAGCGGGGGCGGCCCCGAGGCGGGCGCCCGCCCCACCCTGGAGTCGGTGGCCGAACGGGCCGGCGTGTCCAGGGCCACCGCCTCGCGGGTGGTCAACGGCGGCGCGGGCGTCCGGGCCGCGCTGCGCGAGAAGGTCCAGCAGGCCGTCGACGAGCTCGGCTACGTCCCCAACCTGGCCGCCCGCACCCTGGTCACCCGCCGCAACCGGGCGATCGGCGTGGTGGTCGCCGAGCCCGAGGCCCGGTTCTTCTCCGACCCGTTCTTCGCCCAGCACCTGCGCGGCATCAGCCGCGAACTGGCCGCCGCCGACAACCAGATGGTGCTGCTGCTCGCCGAGGACGAGAACGACCACGAACGGATCTGCCGCTACCTGGCCGGCGGCCACGTCGACGGCGTGCTGCTCTTCTCGCTGCACCGCTCCGACCCCACCCCGCAGACCGCGCACCGCCTCGGCCTGCCCTTCGTGATCGGCGGCCGCCCCGGCTGGCCCGGCGCCGAGTCCGACCGCGACCTGGTGTACGTCGACAACGACAACCGCGGCGGCGCCCGGCTCGCCGTCCAGCACCTGCGCTCGCTCGGCCGGACGCGGATCGCCACCATCACCGGCCCGCTCGACCAGACCTCCTCCGTGGACCGCCTCGACGGCTACCGGGACCAGCTGCCCGACGGCGACGGCGACCTGATCGCCGTCGGCGACTTCACCGCCGACGGCGGCATCCGCGCGATGAAGGAGCTGTTGGCCCGCCGCCCCGACCTCGACGCCGTCTTCGCGGCCTCCGACGCGATGGCCTCCGGTGCGCTCCGCGTCCTGCGCGCCGCCGGGCGCCGCGTCCCGGAGGACGTCGCGGTGGTCGGCTTCGACGACGTCGAGTCGATCGCGGCCTGGACGGAGCCGCCGCTGACCACGGTCCGCCAGGAGATCGAGGAGATGGGCCGCCTGATGACCCGCCTCCTGCTGCGCCGCCTCAACGACCCGTCGGCCTCCGCCCCCTCCTCGGTGATCATCCCGACCGGGCTGGTGGTCCGCGGGTCCGCCTGA
- a CDS encoding DUF4865 family protein, whose protein sequence is MHAKQYAITLPADYDLDVIRRRIAAGAPLLDDRAGLGFKAWLLRERGADGSPVNEYAPLYVWRSDGELARFLVGGGGFANIVRDFGRPAVQHWTVLAQFGGPARTAGSPVATATRRLTTVPTDPDPLALAAHVEAEAEQLRELSRRPGVHTAVLALDPSRWELLRFVLWAAEPEADTGGAVYRVPHLSAPGLAGLPEGRAW, encoded by the coding sequence GTGCACGCGAAGCAGTACGCGATCACCCTGCCCGCCGACTACGACCTGGACGTCATCCGCCGCCGGATCGCGGCCGGTGCGCCGCTGCTGGACGACCGGGCGGGGCTCGGGTTCAAGGCGTGGCTGCTGCGGGAACGCGGCGCGGACGGCTCGCCCGTCAACGAGTACGCGCCGCTCTACGTGTGGCGCTCGGACGGGGAGCTGGCCCGGTTCCTGGTGGGCGGCGGCGGGTTCGCCAACATCGTCCGCGACTTCGGCCGGCCGGCCGTCCAGCACTGGACCGTCCTCGCCCAGTTCGGCGGCCCGGCCCGCACCGCCGGGTCCCCGGTCGCCACCGCGACCCGGCGGCTGACCACCGTCCCCACCGACCCCGACCCGCTCGCGCTCGCCGCGCACGTGGAGGCCGAGGCGGAGCAGCTGCGCGAGCTGTCCCGGCGGCCGGGCGTGCACACCGCCGTGCTGGCGCTCGACCCGAGCCGGTGGGAGCTGCTCCGGTTCGTGCTCTGGGCGGCCGAGCCCGAGGCGGACACCGGCGGGGCGGTCTACCGGGTGCCGCACCTGTCCGCGCCCGGGCTGGCCGGCCTTCCCGAGGGCCGCGCCTGGTGA
- a CDS encoding MBL fold metallo-hydrolase has protein sequence MQALEFRVVDLPEASLHKAAVLVLGQHRAVLVGAGLRLSDGRRLAREVRTSGRRLTAVLAVHSAPDCWLAAEVLRDEFPEARFLAPAQVLDRIGRDYPVVHTAWAGLGPELPTRLVAFEPLEGDAVELEDHRLELRGASLGLPDHHYLWEHRSRTLLGGPLLWLNVHPWIADTPTAAQREAWIGLLDEMAALEPERAVAGHRFLTTPAADHTPDPVAWTGDYLRAFETELGKPAGADEVEAALLRRYPAAALPAVVRPGVAAARMEPAHA, from the coding sequence ATGCAAGCGCTGGAGTTCCGAGTGGTGGACCTTCCCGAGGCCTCGCTGCACAAGGCCGCGGTACTGGTGCTGGGGCAGCACCGGGCGGTGCTGGTCGGTGCGGGGCTGCGGCTCTCGGACGGGCGGCGGCTGGCGCGGGAGGTCCGGACGTCGGGGCGGCGGCTGACCGCCGTGCTGGCGGTCCACTCCGCGCCGGACTGCTGGCTGGCGGCGGAGGTGCTGCGCGACGAGTTCCCCGAGGCCCGGTTCCTGGCGCCCGCGCAGGTCCTCGACCGGATCGGGCGCGACTACCCGGTGGTGCACACCGCCTGGGCCGGCCTCGGGCCGGAACTCCCCACCCGGCTGGTCGCGTTCGAGCCGCTGGAGGGTGACGCCGTCGAACTGGAGGACCACCGGCTGGAGCTGCGCGGCGCGTCCCTCGGCCTGCCCGACCACCACTACCTGTGGGAGCACCGCAGCCGCACCCTGCTCGGCGGGCCGCTGCTGTGGCTGAACGTCCATCCGTGGATCGCCGACACCCCGACCGCGGCGCAGCGCGAGGCGTGGATCGGCCTGCTCGACGAGATGGCCGCGCTGGAACCGGAGCGCGCCGTCGCCGGCCACCGGTTCCTGACCACGCCCGCCGCCGACCACACCCCCGACCCGGTCGCCTGGACCGGCGACTACCTGCGCGCCTTCGAGACCGAACTCGGCAAGCCCGCCGGAGCGGACGAGGTCGAGGCGGCCCTGCTGCGCCGGTACCCGGCCGCCGCGCTGCCGGCCGTGGTCCGGCCCGGTGTGGCGGCCGCCCGGATGGAACCGGCGCACGCCTGA
- a CDS encoding transglycosylase family protein, with protein MIFRNETAAATTAPKRNRVRAAVVGGALLAVPVAGLVTATSASAADVSTWDKVAMCESTGNWSINTGNGFYGGLQFTSSTWAAFGGTAYAPQANLATKAQQIAVAEKVLASQGPGAWPVCSVKAGLTAGGVPAQVDTSSSSSSSSSTSSSAKSNTAASDNSAKASRSETRAQAPKAAAQETTSSAKQDAPKQTWKNKSAAATNTAKSGDTYTVKSGDTLSKIAAGLGVDWHALYNNNTGVVGGNPDLIYPGQVLSV; from the coding sequence ATGATCTTCCGTAACGAGACCGCCGCTGCCACCACCGCCCCCAAGCGCAACCGCGTCCGCGCGGCCGTCGTCGGCGGCGCCCTGCTCGCCGTCCCGGTGGCCGGCCTCGTCACGGCCACCTCGGCCTCCGCCGCCGACGTCTCCACCTGGGACAAGGTCGCGATGTGCGAGTCGACCGGCAACTGGTCGATCAACACCGGCAACGGCTTCTACGGCGGTCTGCAGTTCACCTCCTCCACCTGGGCCGCCTTCGGCGGCACCGCCTACGCCCCGCAGGCCAACCTGGCCACCAAGGCGCAGCAGATCGCCGTCGCCGAGAAGGTGCTGGCCTCCCAGGGCCCCGGCGCCTGGCCGGTGTGCTCGGTCAAGGCCGGTCTGACCGCGGGCGGCGTGCCGGCCCAGGTCGACACCTCCTCCAGCTCCAGCAGCTCCTCCTCGACCTCGTCCTCCGCGAAGTCGAACACCGCCGCCTCGGACAACTCCGCCAAGGCCTCCCGCTCCGAGACCCGCGCCCAGGCCCCCAAGGCCGCCGCCCAGGAGACCACCTCCTCGGCCAAGCAGGACGCCCCGAAGCAGACCTGGAAGAACAAGTCCGCCGCGGCCACCAACACCGCCAAGTCCGGCGACACCTACACCGTGAAGTCCGGCGACACCCTGTCCAAGATCGCCGCCGGCCTCGGCGTCGACTGGCACGCGCTGTACAACAACAACACCGGTGTCGTCGGCGGCAACCCGGACCTGATCTACCCCGGCCAGGTCCTGTCCGTCTGA
- the der gene encoding ribosome biogenesis GTPase Der, with translation MSNDTTAHGELGEDEYAEFMALAAEEGFDADEVDADLEGHGPLPVLAIVGRPNVGKSTLVNRIIGRREAVVEDRPGVTRDRVSYEAMWAGRRFKVLDTGGWEIDVLGLDAMVAGQAELGIEQSDAVLFVVDATVGATDTDDALVKLIRRSGKPVVLCANKVDGPSTEAEAAYLWSLGLGEPYPVSALHGRGSGDLLDAVLEVLPEAPPQLFGDGQGIGGPRRVALIGRPNVGKSSLLNKVAGEDRVVVNELAGTTRDPVDELIQLGGKTWKFIDTAGIRRRVHLTSGADFYASLRTSAALDKAEVAVVLVDASETLAEQDTRIISMAVEAGRAVVIAYNKWDQLDEERRYYLEREIERDLVQVQWAPRVNVSAKTGRHMEKLVPAIETALAGWETRITTARLNAFLGELVASHPHPIRGGKQPRVLFGTQAGTRPPRFVLFASGFLEAGYRRFIERRLREEFGFEGTPISISVRVREKRKRK, from the coding sequence ATGAGCAACGACACGACCGCCCACGGCGAGCTCGGCGAGGACGAGTACGCCGAGTTCATGGCGCTGGCCGCCGAGGAGGGCTTCGACGCCGACGAGGTGGACGCCGACCTGGAGGGGCACGGCCCGCTGCCGGTGCTGGCCATCGTGGGCCGCCCGAACGTCGGCAAGTCCACCCTGGTCAACCGCATCATCGGCCGCCGCGAGGCGGTCGTCGAGGACCGTCCGGGGGTGACCCGGGACCGGGTCAGCTACGAGGCGATGTGGGCCGGCCGCCGGTTCAAGGTGCTGGACACCGGTGGCTGGGAGATCGACGTCCTGGGCCTCGACGCGATGGTCGCCGGGCAGGCCGAGCTGGGCATCGAGCAGTCCGACGCCGTGCTGTTCGTGGTGGACGCCACGGTCGGCGCCACCGACACCGACGACGCGCTGGTCAAGCTGATCCGCCGGTCCGGCAAGCCCGTGGTGCTGTGCGCGAACAAGGTCGACGGCCCGTCCACCGAGGCGGAGGCCGCGTACCTGTGGTCGCTGGGCCTGGGCGAGCCGTACCCGGTGTCCGCGCTGCACGGCCGCGGCTCCGGCGACCTGCTGGACGCGGTGCTCGAGGTGCTGCCGGAGGCCCCGCCGCAGCTGTTCGGCGACGGCCAGGGGATCGGCGGCCCGCGCCGGGTCGCGCTGATCGGCCGCCCGAACGTCGGCAAGTCCAGCCTGCTGAACAAGGTCGCGGGCGAGGACCGGGTGGTGGTCAACGAGCTGGCCGGCACCACCCGCGACCCGGTCGACGAGCTGATCCAGCTGGGCGGCAAGACCTGGAAGTTCATCGACACCGCCGGTATCCGCCGCCGGGTCCACCTGACCTCCGGCGCGGACTTCTACGCCTCGCTGCGGACCTCCGCCGCGCTGGACAAGGCCGAGGTCGCGGTGGTCCTGGTCGACGCCAGCGAGACCCTCGCCGAGCAGGACACCCGGATCATCTCGATGGCCGTCGAGGCCGGTCGCGCCGTGGTCATCGCCTACAACAAGTGGGACCAGCTCGACGAGGAGCGCCGGTACTACCTGGAGCGCGAGATCGAGCGGGACCTGGTGCAGGTCCAGTGGGCGCCGCGGGTGAACGTCTCGGCGAAGACCGGGCGGCACATGGAGAAGCTCGTCCCGGCGATCGAGACCGCGCTGGCGGGCTGGGAGACCCGGATCACGACGGCCCGGCTGAACGCGTTCCTCGGCGAGCTGGTCGCCTCGCACCCGCACCCGATCCGCGGCGGCAAGCAGCCGCGCGTCCTGTTCGGCACCCAGGCGGGCACCCGTCCGCCGCGGTTCGTGCTGTTCGCGTCGGGCTTCCTGGAGGCCGGCTACCGCCGGTTCATCGAGCGCCGGCTGCGCGAGGAGTTCGGCTTCGAGGGCACCCCGATCTCGATCTCGGTCCGGGTCCGCGAAAAGCGCAAGCGGAAGTAA
- the bla gene encoding class A beta-lactamase → MPVRPARRHLLGGAAALGLATVLPAAVLPAAGRAAADDLDSRLRGLERAHGARLGVFAHDTGSGATIRYRADERFPLCSTFKPLAVAALLRAGVDLAATVRYTDRDVVDSGHAPVCGLTRSLTVAELCAAAVEFSDNTAANLLLRLLGGPSAVTRFCRSIGDPVTRLDRWEPALNSAEPGRPTDTTTPAALGRSYARLVLGSALAPPDRARLTAWLLGTTTGAARLRAGLPPTWRVADKTGTGGYGTTNDAALAWPPHRAPVVVTVLATKPDPGAVADEPLLAAAAGSVAAALG, encoded by the coding sequence ATGCCCGTCCGTCCCGCCCGCCGTCACCTGCTCGGCGGGGCCGCCGCCCTGGGCCTCGCCACCGTCCTGCCCGCCGCCGTCCTGCCCGCCGCCGGGCGGGCGGCCGCCGACGACCTCGACAGCCGCCTGCGCGGGCTGGAGCGGGCGCACGGGGCGCGGCTGGGGGTCTTCGCGCACGACACCGGCAGCGGTGCGACGATCCGGTACCGGGCGGACGAGCGGTTCCCGCTGTGTTCGACGTTCAAGCCGCTGGCGGTCGCCGCCCTGCTGCGGGCCGGGGTCGACCTCGCCGCGACCGTGCGCTACACCGACCGGGACGTCGTCGACTCCGGCCATGCGCCCGTCTGCGGGCTCACCCGCAGCCTGACCGTGGCCGAACTGTGCGCCGCCGCCGTCGAGTTCAGCGACAACACGGCCGCGAACCTGCTGCTGCGGCTGCTCGGCGGGCCGTCGGCCGTCACCCGGTTCTGCCGTTCGATCGGCGATCCGGTCACCCGGCTGGACCGCTGGGAGCCCGCGCTGAACTCCGCCGAGCCCGGCCGCCCCACCGACACCACCACGCCCGCCGCGCTGGGCCGCAGCTACGCCCGCCTGGTCCTGGGCAGCGCCCTCGCCCCGCCGGACCGCGCCCGGCTCACCGCCTGGCTGCTCGGCACCACCACCGGCGCGGCCCGCCTGCGCGCCGGGCTCCCGCCGACCTGGCGGGTGGCCGACAAGACCGGCACCGGCGGGTACGGCACCACCAACGACGCCGCGCTCGCCTGGCCGCCGCACCGCGCGCCGGTCGTCGTCACCGTGCTCGCCACCAAGCCCGACCCGGGCGCCGTCGCGGACGAGCCGCTGCTCGCCGCCGCGGCCGGGTCGGTGGCCGCGGCGCTCGGCTGA
- a CDS encoding DUF1684 domain-containing protein, whose amino-acid sequence MTDTAAEAWQRWTESRSAAVSAPHGPLALTGTHWLESEPGKLPGLPGRWWAEDGLVCAELVAVDGVRLEGGQQELTGRVELRPDTDPGAQIAVVDQLRLVPIEREGELALRVFDPAAPARTAFAGISVYPYAPDWAVPAVFTPYESGERAVVVENADGRARPLTVTGQIAFTLAGQPHTLTVSGSGGRLSGVIADGTSGRGTYRFRFVTLPAPDADGHTVLDLNRAFLPPCAFADHFICPFPPPGNRLSIAVEAGERQVVTV is encoded by the coding sequence ATGACCGACACCGCAGCCGAGGCGTGGCAGCGCTGGACGGAGTCCCGGAGCGCCGCCGTCAGCGCCCCGCACGGGCCGCTGGCGCTGACCGGCACCCACTGGCTGGAGTCCGAACCGGGGAAACTCCCCGGCCTGCCGGGCCGCTGGTGGGCCGAGGACGGCCTGGTCTGCGCCGAGCTGGTCGCCGTCGACGGCGTCCGACTCGAGGGCGGGCAGCAGGAGTTGACCGGCCGGGTGGAGTTGCGGCCGGACACCGACCCGGGCGCGCAGATCGCCGTCGTCGACCAGTTGCGGCTGGTCCCGATCGAGCGCGAGGGCGAACTCGCGCTGCGGGTCTTCGACCCCGCCGCCCCGGCTCGGACCGCGTTCGCCGGGATCTCGGTGTACCCGTACGCGCCGGACTGGGCGGTGCCCGCCGTGTTCACCCCGTACGAGAGCGGCGAGCGGGCCGTGGTGGTGGAGAACGCGGACGGCCGGGCCCGGCCGCTGACCGTCACCGGGCAGATCGCGTTCACCCTGGCCGGGCAGCCGCACACGCTGACCGTCAGCGGCTCCGGCGGCCGGCTCAGCGGCGTCATCGCGGACGGCACCAGCGGACGGGGGACCTACCGGTTCCGGTTCGTCACGCTGCCCGCGCCGGACGCCGACGGGCACACCGTGCTGGACCTCAACCGGGCGTTCCTGCCGCCGTGCGCCTTCGCCGACCACTTCATCTGCCCGTTCCCGCCGCCCGGGAACCGGCTGAGCATCGCGGTCGAGGCGGGCGAACGGCAGGTGGTCACCGTCTGA
- a CDS encoding acyl-CoA thioesterase II — translation MGTPVDQLVDLLDLERIELNIFRGRSPEEALQRTFGGQVAGQALVAAGRTVDEDRPVHSLHAYFLRPGVPGVPIVYQVDRIRDGRSFTTRRVLGIQGGRSIFALTADFHKPEPSGIEHQFPMPQVSAPEDLPSALDEVGARLGELPPFISRRQPFDIRYVDRLKWTREELDGVEARSGVWLRTNGALPDDPLIHVCALTYASDMTLLDAVRAPVEPLWGERNFDLASLDHAMWFHRPFRADDWLLYQQESPIAHGARGLARGEIYDRSGQLVVSVMQEGLFRPLAGP, via the coding sequence ATGGGAACCCCCGTCGACCAGCTCGTCGACCTGCTCGACCTGGAGCGGATCGAGCTGAACATCTTCCGCGGCCGCAGCCCGGAGGAGGCGCTGCAGCGCACCTTCGGCGGGCAGGTGGCGGGCCAGGCGCTGGTCGCGGCGGGCCGGACGGTGGACGAGGACCGGCCGGTGCACTCGCTGCACGCGTACTTCCTGCGCCCCGGCGTCCCGGGCGTGCCGATCGTCTACCAGGTCGACCGGATCCGGGACGGACGCTCCTTCACCACCCGCCGGGTGCTGGGCATCCAGGGCGGGCGGTCGATCTTCGCGCTGACCGCGGACTTCCACAAGCCCGAACCGTCCGGCATCGAGCACCAGTTCCCGATGCCGCAGGTGTCCGCCCCGGAGGACCTGCCGAGCGCGCTGGACGAGGTCGGCGCCCGGCTCGGCGAGCTGCCGCCGTTCATCAGCCGTCGCCAGCCCTTCGACATCCGCTACGTGGACCGGCTGAAGTGGACCCGGGAGGAGCTGGACGGCGTCGAGGCGCGCAGCGGGGTGTGGCTGAGGACCAACGGCGCGCTGCCCGACGACCCGCTGATCCACGTCTGCGCGCTCACCTACGCCAGCGACATGACGCTGCTGGACGCCGTCCGCGCCCCCGTCGAACCGCTGTGGGGCGAACGGAACTTCGACCTGGCCTCGCTGGACCACGCGATGTGGTTCCACCGCCCGTTCCGGGCAGACGACTGGCTGCTGTACCAGCAGGAGTCACCGATCGCGCACGGTGCCCGCGGCCTGGCCCGCGGCGAAATCTACGACCGCAGCGGGCAGTTGGTGGTCTCCGTGATGCAGGAGGGTCTGTTCCGGCCCCTGGCCGGGCCCTGA
- a CDS encoding transglycosylase family protein, producing MRIPLYGRGLIALALLLPAGGALALTRQPTPDVVWDRLADCESDGDWQADTGNGYYGGLQIWPPTWRESGGLRYADRPDRASRAQQVTVAEEILRRQGWQAWGGCAREIGLLP from the coding sequence ATGCGGATACCTCTGTACGGCCGGGGACTGATCGCGCTGGCCCTGCTGCTCCCCGCGGGCGGCGCGCTCGCCCTCACCCGCCAGCCCACCCCCGACGTGGTGTGGGACCGCCTCGCGGACTGCGAGAGCGACGGCGACTGGCAGGCCGACACCGGCAACGGCTACTACGGCGGACTCCAGATCTGGCCGCCCACCTGGCGGGAGTCCGGCGGCCTGCGCTACGCGGACCGGCCCGACCGGGCGAGCCGGGCGCAGCAGGTCACCGTCGCCGAGGAGATCCTGCGCCGCCAGGGCTGGCAGGCGTGGGGCGGCTGCGCCCGGGAGATCGGCCTGCTGCCGTAG
- the cmk gene encoding (d)CMP kinase: MDSVDRASSGPVVVAIDGPSGSGKSTVSRAVAARLGLSFLDTGAMYRAMTWWMLANEVDVDDAEAVSIACGKPVIVSGTDAAGPTITVDGQDVSGPIRGPEVTAKVSAVAAVPAVRARLVELQRGCASHAERGIVAEGRDMGTVVFPVATVKVFLTASERARAERRAAELRAKGVDEATITAMAADLARRDAADSSRETAPLTQAADAVLVDTSELTLDQVIDTITALVEQKAGVSAA; this comes from the coding sequence GTGGACAGTGTCGACCGAGCGTCGAGCGGCCCGGTCGTCGTCGCCATCGACGGACCTTCGGGGTCCGGGAAGTCGACCGTGTCGCGGGCCGTGGCTGCGCGGCTGGGGCTGAGCTTCCTGGACACCGGCGCGATGTACCGGGCGATGACCTGGTGGATGCTCGCCAACGAGGTGGACGTCGACGACGCGGAGGCGGTGTCGATCGCCTGCGGCAAGCCGGTGATCGTGTCCGGGACGGACGCGGCGGGGCCGACCATAACGGTGGACGGGCAGGACGTGTCCGGCCCGATCCGCGGGCCGGAGGTGACCGCCAAGGTGAGCGCGGTGGCCGCCGTTCCGGCGGTGCGGGCCCGGCTGGTGGAGCTGCAGCGCGGCTGCGCCTCGCACGCCGAGCGCGGCATCGTCGCCGAGGGCCGGGACATGGGCACGGTGGTGTTCCCGGTCGCGACCGTGAAGGTGTTCCTGACCGCGTCGGAGCGGGCCCGCGCCGAGCGCCGGGCCGCCGAGCTGCGGGCGAAGGGCGTGGACGAGGCGACGATCACCGCGATGGCCGCCGACCTGGCCCGCCGGGACGCCGCCGATTCCTCGCGGGAGACCGCGCCGCTCACCCAGGCCGCCGACGCGGTGCTGGTGGACACCAGCGAGCTCACCCTCGACCAGGTGATCGACACCATCACCGCCCTGGTCGAGCAGAAGGCCGGCGTCAGCGCCGCCTGA
- a CDS encoding TetR/AcrR family transcriptional regulator: MNTPNTPRTPNAASTADRLVESTRELLWERGYTGTSPRAIQQRAGAGQGSMYHHFAGKPELALAAITRTADELGARADGLLTGPGTPLDRITAYLRRERDVLRGCPIGRLTQDPDVMADPALRAPVEQTLGRLRERLAEVLAEGREAGELPPSVDPHDTAATVLAVLQGGYVLARAAGDPAPFDRAITGVLALLGRPPA, encoded by the coding sequence GTGAACACCCCGAACACCCCGAGAACCCCGAACGCGGCGAGCACCGCCGACCGGCTGGTCGAGAGCACCCGCGAACTCCTCTGGGAGCGCGGCTACACCGGCACCAGCCCCCGGGCCATCCAGCAGCGCGCGGGAGCCGGCCAGGGCAGCATGTACCACCACTTCGCGGGCAAGCCCGAACTCGCCCTCGCCGCGATCACCCGCACCGCGGACGAGCTGGGCGCCCGCGCCGACGGCCTGCTCACCGGCCCCGGCACCCCGCTCGACCGGATCACCGCGTACCTGCGCCGCGAACGCGACGTGCTGCGCGGCTGCCCGATCGGACGGCTCACCCAGGACCCGGACGTGATGGCCGACCCGGCGCTGCGGGCCCCCGTCGAGCAGACCCTCGGCCGCCTGCGCGAGCGCCTCGCGGAGGTGCTCGCCGAGGGCCGGGAGGCCGGCGAGCTCCCGCCGTCCGTCGATCCGCACGACACCGCCGCCACCGTCCTGGCCGTGCTCCAGGGCGGCTACGTGCTGGCCCGCGCCGCCGGCGACCCCGCCCCGTTCGACCGGGCGATCACCGGCGTGCTGGCCCTGCTCGGCCGGCCGCCCGCCTGA
- a CDS encoding alpha-ketoglutarate-dependent dioxygenase AlkB: MSGSGVFAGELFGRGREEPGPGAVLLPGWLDAEQQRELVAACREWARPPAGMRTVTLPTGGVMSVRTVCLGWHWYPYGYARTVVDGDGAPVKPFPPLLDGLARRAVAEAYGERAGEIAGAAGYAPDVALVNHYPHGAKMGLHRDREERVDAPVVSLSLGDSCVFRLGNTATRTRPWTDLELRSGDLLVFGGELRFAYHGVVRTLPGTADPDLGLVGRLNITVRQSGLDRSR; the protein is encoded by the coding sequence ATGAGCGGCAGCGGGGTGTTCGCGGGGGAGCTGTTCGGACGCGGGCGGGAGGAGCCGGGGCCCGGGGCGGTGCTGCTGCCGGGGTGGCTGGACGCGGAGCAGCAGCGGGAGTTGGTGGCGGCGTGCCGGGAGTGGGCGCGTCCGCCGGCGGGGATGCGGACGGTGACCCTGCCGACCGGCGGGGTGATGTCGGTGCGGACGGTGTGCCTGGGCTGGCACTGGTACCCGTACGGCTACGCGCGCACCGTGGTGGACGGCGACGGCGCGCCGGTGAAGCCGTTCCCGCCGCTGCTGGACGGGCTGGCCCGGCGGGCGGTCGCGGAGGCGTACGGGGAGCGGGCCGGGGAGATCGCGGGCGCGGCCGGCTACGCGCCGGACGTCGCGCTGGTCAACCACTACCCGCACGGCGCGAAGATGGGCCTGCACCGGGACCGCGAGGAGCGGGTGGACGCCCCGGTGGTGTCGCTGTCGCTGGGCGACAGCTGCGTGTTCCGGCTGGGCAACACCGCGACCAGGACCAGGCCGTGGACGGACCTGGAGCTGCGCAGCGGCGACCTGCTGGTGTTCGGCGGCGAGCTGCGCTTCGCGTACCACGGCGTGGTGCGGACCCTGCCGGGCACCGCCGACCCGGACCTGGGACTGGTCGGACGGCTGAACATCACCGTGCGGCAGTCCGGCCTGGACCGGAGCCGGTAG